In Mytilus edulis chromosome 13, xbMytEdul2.2, whole genome shotgun sequence, a single window of DNA contains:
- the LOC139501485 gene encoding uncharacterized protein, producing the protein MDSLMNVIFIASVIHLNFVFGLPPPLPNLVPEACNLTVWHGHSDVTSQRIVVLEGDTINLVCDARCTNDHYTPVLKWINPNYRLVWDIPGRLFTAPMNSHRLQTLYIQDISVEDTGVYKCQGWVGHWTETFVQIAMDVIDVNE; encoded by the exons ATGGATTCTTTGATGAATGTCATTTTTATTGCCAGTGTAATTCATTTAAATT ttgttTTTGGATTACCACCCCCTCTACCAAACCTTGTTCCTGAGGCTTGTAACCTAACAGTTTGGCATGGGCATTCAGATGTAACATCACAGCGAATTGTCGTATTGGAAGGCGATACTATTAATTTGGTATGCGACGCCAGGTGTACAAATGACCATTACACACCAGTTCTCAAATGGATAAACCCAAACTACAGACTTGTGTGGGATATTCCTGGCAG ATTGTTCACAGCACCAATGAACAGCCATCGTTTGCAAACACTCTATATACAGGATATATCAGTAGAAGACACTGGGGTGTATAAATGTCAAGGTTGGGTTGGTCACTGGACAGAAACATTTGTCCAAATTGCTATGG